The genome window GCTTGCCTGAGAGTGTGGAAAGCCTTCTCTGTTGCTTCCGACCAATGGAATCCATCCTTTTTCAATAACTGTGTGAGTGGTGCTGCAATGGTGCCATACTTTTGAATGAATTTCCGGTAGTAACCGATTAACCCCAAGAAGCCGCGAAGAGCGGTGGTGGTTGTCGGAGTTGGCCAATTTTCCATGCTTTGTATCTTCGTCGAATCGGCAGCCACGCTTGTAGCACTAATGACATGGCCTAGATATTCTACTTCTTTCCGAGCAATTAAACATTTAGATTGGTTTACATATAATCGATTGGCCATCAAAGTATGCAATACCGTATCTAAATGAATTAAATGTTCATCCCATGTTTTGCTATAAACCAATATGTCATCAAAAATACAAGGATGTACCTTCTCAATAATGCTCAGAAAATGTCGTTCATCAAGGATTGGAATGTCGCTGGGGCATTGGTGAGCCCAAACGGCATGACCAAAAACTCGTAATGGCCATCATGGGTGCGAAAAGCGGTCTTGTGAATATCGTTGGGCTGAACTCGGATTTGAAGATATCCGAATTTAAGATCCAGCTTGGTGAAATATGTTGCACCATGTAGTTCATCAAGTAATTCATCTATGGCTGGGATTGGATAGCGATCCTTGACAGTGACGTGATTTAACACTCAATAATCTACGCAAAAACGCCAAGagccatcttttttttttaaccaataggACCAGTGAAGAAAATGGGCTGAAACTTGGTCGTATAATTCCCGCGGTGAGCATCTCCTTGACAACCCActcaatttcattcttttagACATGTGGGTACCGGTAAAGGTGGAAACTCACAGCCCCACTCCCAGGCTCTAAGGGAATTCGATGATCATGGGTGCGAGAAGGTGGCAACGTGTTTGGTGTTTGAAACACCTGCTAGTACTTCTTCAACAATGCTTCTAGTTTGTTGCATGGGTCCTGAGTTGTCTCTATTAGAAGTGCTTCGGTGGGCCCTCCTGAAATTGGCATAATACAAAATTTCATACTATCAGTTGCAAGCCATACAATGGAGTGTATTGATTCTTGAAATACCCTTCCCATATCTTCCCCTTGTATAACAAACTTTTGGCCCTTGACCCAAAATTCCATAGAGAGTTTAAGCCAATCATGTAGCACTCGGCCAAGGCTTTGTAGCCACTGTATACCCAAAACTACATCTAACCCTTGTAGATTGAGGAGATACATGTTAGTTTGGAATTTATAACCTTGTATCTCCATGGGTACCGCCAAATAAATTTCTTCGCATCGTAGTCTCTCACCGTTGGCTACCATCACTTGGAAGGCCAGTGCTGGAGTTGTATAACAGCCCATTCGCTTGGCGAACTTCAAACTGATAAAATTAT of Quercus lobata isolate SW786 chromosome 8, ValleyOak3.0 Primary Assembly, whole genome shotgun sequence contains these proteins:
- the LOC115956825 gene encoding uncharacterized protein LOC115956825 is translated as MANRLYVNQSKCLIARKEVEYLGHVISATSVAADSTKIQSMENWPTPTTTTALRGFLGLIGYYRKFIQKYGTIAAPLTQLLKKDGFHWSEATEKAFHTLRQAMIQAPILALQNFAK